TGACTTCGTTGTCATCGTCAAGGGCACCAAGGCACATGCCGAGGCCATCCGCGAGGAATGCCGGGCCTTTCTGGAAGACGACCTGAAGCTGACGTTGAATATGGACAAGAGCCATATCACCCACGTCGACGACGGGTTCGTGTTCCTCGGGCACCGGATTATCCGCAGGCGGGGATCGAGCGGACGCATGTCCGTGGTCTCAACGATACCCAAGGAGAAGGCCAAGACCTTCGCTCGCCGATTGGTCGAGGCTCTCTCCGGCAATCATGAGGTTGCCGCGGTGGACATGATCGACGGTCTGAACCGCCAGCTGGCGGGATGGGCTGCGTTCTACAGGTTCACCGACTTCACGGCGCGCACATTCCGGCGCATCGACACCGTCGTGTTCTGGAAAATGGCGCACTGGTTGGCGCAGAAGTACCGGTCCCGTATCAAGCCTTTGATGCGTAAATGGTACCGCATGCCGGAAACCGGCCAATCGAAGACGTGGCTGGTCTACGGTCGAAGCAATCAGGGCAATGCCGTCGGCAAGGCGCTGCGACGACTGGTCACAAGCCAGAAGATGCAGTTCCGGTGGCGGAATCCGGAGCGAAATCCCTACATCTATCGGGACGAGCTCCGAAACACCGTCACCTCCCGCTATCGTGATGTCGCCATGGCCTTGGACCAAGGTTGAATAGAGAGCCGTATGCGCTGAAAGGTGCACGTACGGTTCGGGGAGGGGAAGCGCTTATGCGCTTCCTACTCCACTCAAGATCATCGGGTGGGGCTGGATGTACCTGTCGACCGTGCTCGACGACTTCTCGCGCTACATTATCGCCTGGAAACTGTGCACCAACATGCGCGCCGAGGATGTGACCGACACGCTCGACCTGGCCCTTGGCGCATCGGGCTGCGACAGCGCCACGGTGCTGCACAAGCCCAGGCTGTTGTCGGATAATGGCCCCAGCTACATCGCCGGCGAATTGGCTGAATACATTGAGGCCCGGAAGATGAGCCACGTGCGCGGTGCCCCGATGCACCCGCAAACCCAGGGCAAGATCGAGCGCTGGCACCAAACCCTGAAAAACCGCATCCTGCTGGAAAACTACTTTTTGCCCGGCGACCTCGAAGCCCAAATCGAGGCCTTCGTCGAGTACTACAACCACCAGCGTTACCACGAGAGCCTGAACAACGTGACGCCCGCCGATGCCTACTTCGGCAGGGCTCCAGCCATCATCAAACAGCGCGAAAGGATCAAGCGACAGACCATCGAACATCGGCGCTTGCAACACCGCAAGCTCGCCGCCTAACATCAACCCCCAGACGAGGTCCGCACTCCGCTAATTTACGCCGCGAGTTGTGCCGAATGTTCTGACGACGGACATTGGGCAGTATGTGCCTGGCCGTAGCGATGGTACCGGTCTGCAAAGGGGCGCCGTCCTCACTAGCCGCTCTTATTCACGGAGGGTGGCTTGAGGGGTTGGCGGGAGTGGCATAAGCCTCTGATCTGAATTAGGAACTGGGTGTCTAGTCCGAACCTGCCGCAGGGCAGAAAATGCCACAGGCCACACCCGCCATGAACGACGATATCGCAACCTCATTCCGATTCCCAGCGGTTGGCGGGAAGAAGACCACAGCTGCGTTTGACGGTGGCCGCCTGACCTCGGACGGCGGCGTTCTGCTGCTGGCGCAGGCCGAGCGTGCGATGGGGATTTGCCGGAGGCTTGCGGCGTGCATTGCCGATCCGCGTGACCCTGTGCGGGTGATCCATCGCCTCGATGACATCTTTCGTGCCCGCGTGTTCGCGATTGCCTGCGGCTATGAGGATGCCGATGATCTCGACGCCCTGCGCGACGATCCGGGGTTCCGCCTGGCGCTGGGCAAGTTGCCGGGATCGGGCGCGGGGTTGGCCAGCCAACCGACGATGAGCCGCTGGGAGAATGCGCCGAGCACGCGTGAGCTGGCCCGGATGATGGCCGAGATGATCGGGGTTTACTGTGCCAGCTATCCGGCCCCGCCAGCGGCGGTGACGCTGGACATTGATGATACCTGCGATGTCGTCCACGGCTATCAGCAGCTCTCGTTCTGGAATGGCCATCACGGTGAGCGCTGCTTTCTGCCGATCCACGTCTACGACACCGCGACCGGCCGTCCGGTGGCGATGCTGCTGCGCACCGGCAAGACGCCATCGGGCGCCGAAGCTGCCGGCCACATCCGGCGCCTGGTGCGTCATATCCGCCGGCACTGGCCCGATACCCACATCACCATCCGGGGCGACGGGCATTACGGCCGCCCCGAAGTCATGGCCTTCTGCGAAGCGCACCGCGTCGATTACGTGTTCGGCTTGCCGACCAATGCCGCCCTGCGTGCCGATCCGGCTATCGTTGCCCTCGCCGATGCCTGCGCGGTCAAGCGGGCCAAGGCCCAGGATCCGGTGCTGCGGAGCTATGCCGAGACCCGCTACGGTGCCAAAAGCTGGAACTGCCAGCGCCGCGTCGTCGCTCGGATCGAGGCCAGCACGCTGGGCATGGATATCCGCTATGTCGTCACCTCGCTGGCTGAGGGTTCGGCTGAGCACATCTACGATACGCTCTACTGCGCACGCGGCCAGGCCGAGAATCTGATCAAGCGCCACAAATCCCAGCTCGCCAGCGATCGCACCTCGTGCCGTTCGGCCAATGCCAATCAGATGCGCATCATCCTGCACACCGCTGCCTACTGGCTGATGTGGCGCATCCAGCAGGCTGTCCCCAAGACCACCGCGCTGGCCGCTGCCGAGTTCGCGACGCTACGCCTGCGCTTGCTCAAGGTCGCCGCCCGCGTCATCGAAACCGCATCGCGCATCCGTATCGCCTTCGCGTCAGCCTGCCCGGATGCCGGCGTGTTCAAAGCCATCACCACCAGTCTCCGGCCAGCACCGACATAGCCAGTGCGGCAGTGCCGCACAAAGCCCGAGCCCTCGTCCTTCAATCTCGAAAAGCCCATCGCTCCTGGCACGGTGAAAAACGCCGCCGCCGGCGCTCGCCCACATCACGCGGCAACCGACCCACCAAACCCAAAACACCAATGTGCAGCGGGCTCATGAATAAGACAGGCTAGGAGGCGAATCGCCCCGCTGAGGGCCATGTTGCCGGCTGATCCGCAAGGGAGAGCCCAACTGACCGGTGACTGCGCCCGATCAATCGGATATAGGGCAGTCAAATTCAAAAGATCGTTTGGAGGGTGCATTGGCTAAACAAACGACGAAACGGCAGCTTTTGGGTAGAGAACGTTACGATCCCGCGTCCAAAATTTTGAGAGTCATGGCCGCCGCCCGAGAGGAATTTGCCCTGTCTGGGTTTGAGGGTGCAAAAGTTGAGCATATAGCCCGACGCGCGGGGGTAACTAAGCAACTTGTCTATTTCTATTTCGCCAGCAAGGATGAATTATACAGCGAGGTACTTCGAGACATTGCTAAAGGAACATATGAGAAACTCCTAGCAATAGACTATGATTCCTTGCAGCCTGTGGATGCTGTTCGCCAGTATATCGGTGCTCTTTATGATAGATATTCCACCGATCAGGCAACCGCGATCGTGACAATAGATCAGAGCCTTCATGACGGCGCGCAAATCGGTCGTGCACCAGAAGTCGCTGTGCTGTGCAATACATTGTCTCAAAAAATTGATAGCGTGCTAAATCGTGGGAAAGATGCCGGATTGTTCGGCCCGCATGTCGACACTGCGGCACTTGAGTTTATGATCCTTATAATTGTCTCGGGCAGCGTCTCATCCCGCCGAATGTTGACGCGCTACAATGAGCATTTTGGACTAGAGGAGCGCGGCACTGCATTCTGGCGGGAATATGCGATTGACTTTATTCTGCGGTCGATAAGTCGCTGAGCCGCGTGGGTGATACCAACCTGCATTGATCATGACCCACGCGCCCATTTGCGGCGACCGATGGTCATGATGTGCCAAGGCAGATCGACGAGCTTGTTCCAAGCCTCGCAGCAGTGGTCGATGACGTTGTCGTAGGAAGACGCGGTTGGAGAGCCAGTTGTCGCGCATGAACTGCCAGATGTTCTCGACCGAGTTCAATTCAGGACATTTTGCCGGCAGAGCAATGATGCTGATGTTATCGGGCACGACGAGCTGTCCGGTCATGTGCCACCCAGCCTGGTCCATCAGCACGACCACGTGAGCGCCAGGGGCGACGGGGGGCGATATCTCTGTCAGGTGCAGTGTCATGGTTTCGGTATTGTAGAAGGGCAGCACCAGCCCTGCGCCCTAGATGTTCCACGGTTCGTCCTCCTCGTGTGAGGATAGGCTCGGCCCACCCGAGCAACCCTCGGAGCACCAGTGTAGGGCGAACCAACCTCTTTCACGAAACATGAGCGCTGTTCTCAGCCCACGTAGATCCAGGGCATGAGTTCATGAACGCGATTGGCCGGGTAGCCGTTGGCGAGCGCGGTCATTGTCTTGGTCAGCCATTCGTGGGGATTGATGTCGCTCAGCTTGCAGTTTTCGATGAGGGTGGCGATGA
This genomic interval from Novosphingobium sp. CECT 9465 contains the following:
- a CDS encoding IS1380 family transposase, with product MNDDIATSFRFPAVGGKKTTAAFDGGRLTSDGGVLLLAQAERAMGICRRLAACIADPRDPVRVIHRLDDIFRARVFAIACGYEDADDLDALRDDPGFRLALGKLPGSGAGLASQPTMSRWENAPSTRELARMMAEMIGVYCASYPAPPAAVTLDIDDTCDVVHGYQQLSFWNGHHGERCFLPIHVYDTATGRPVAMLLRTGKTPSGAEAAGHIRRLVRHIRRHWPDTHITIRGDGHYGRPEVMAFCEAHRVDYVFGLPTNAALRADPAIVALADACAVKRAKAQDPVLRSYAETRYGAKSWNCQRRVVARIEASTLGMDIRYVVTSLAEGSAEHIYDTLYCARGQAENLIKRHKSQLASDRTSCRSANANQMRIILHTAAYWLMWRIQQAVPKTTALAAAEFATLRLRLLKVAARVIETASRIRIAFASACPDAGVFKAITTSLRPAPT
- a CDS encoding TetR/AcrR family transcriptional regulator; this translates as MTAPDQSDIGQSNSKDRLEGALAKQTTKRQLLGRERYDPASKILRVMAAAREEFALSGFEGAKVEHIARRAGVTKQLVYFYFASKDELYSEVLRDIAKGTYEKLLAIDYDSLQPVDAVRQYIGALYDRYSTDQATAIVTIDQSLHDGAQIGRAPEVAVLCNTLSQKIDSVLNRGKDAGLFGPHVDTAALEFMILIIVSGSVSSRRMLTRYNEHFGLEERGTAFWREYAIDFILRSISR